In a genomic window of Tripterygium wilfordii isolate XIE 37 chromosome 8, ASM1340144v1, whole genome shotgun sequence:
- the LOC120003305 gene encoding UTP:RNA uridylyltransferase 1-like isoform X2, translating to MDGDGAEGGEFLLSLLHKRQHQTETPSQQSSASPLPSQASPFTTPLPHRRRQQKQQQHQHQHQLQHNQQSVILDPAAAAAVGPTVPFLRDLPPSSRPQNFSPPFHPDFLGFTQSPLPRNQFQGNHFRGSQQVNDLQRLGPLGNSTAHSYSQHKQPEHEQQQKLLGLLEQKPVFPYLMQRNGSELNGNSLHDSKSRSYVGDSGSDRNRNRQFNSRSNSSSNPNSNAMRHGDLDLPHQRKEAIWARQQQGGGNYRSIPQPGFSSESRAEVNRESGSRTREFKHNANKQKDHSEFSNRRDYSRNIHSKSHELDLIGQLNLPGTPARRTLQSFPATYVEEPLLELHKEVVEDGNGGSNTSYVGDSELDDLTEQLVDSLVVEDVSVDKNGKKQRRNSHRKDSRSDTRGKYILSQRMRMLRRQMVCRRDIDSLNAPFLLIYESLVPPEEEKAKQKQLLMLLEKLVNKEWPQAQLYLYGSCANSFGVSKSDIDVCLAMEDADINKSEVLLKLADILQSDNFQNVQALTHARVPIVKLMDPETGISCDICVNNVLAVVNTKVLRDYACIDERLRQLAFIVKHWAKSRGVNETYQGTLSSYAYVLMCIHFLQLRRPAILPCLQEMEATYSVTVDDIDCTFFDQVEKLSGFGSRNSETIAQLVWAFFNYWAYYHDYANNVISVRSGSIIRQIIKEELTQALASSNRVSNFKDDKRKY from the exons ATGGACGGCGATGGAGCTGAAGGCGGCGAATTTCTCCTCTCTTTACTCCACAAGCGACAACACCAAACCGAAACACCATCACAGCAATCATCGGCCTCTCCATTACCCTCTCAAGCCTCTCCTTTCACCACTCCATTACCTCATCGTCGTCGTCAGCAGAAACAGCAGCAGCATCAGCATCAGCATCAGCTTCAGCATAACCAGCAATCCGTGATACTTGATCCTGCTGCTGCGGCGGCCGTCGGCCCCACCGTGCCGTTCCTTCGCGATCTTCCGCCTTCTTCACGGCCTCAAAATTTTTCACCTCCTTTTCATCCAGATTTTCTAGGGTTTACCCAATCCCCTTTGCCTAGAAATCAATTCCAAGGAAATCATTTTCGTGGAAGTCAACAAGTCAATGATTTGCAAAGATTAGGGCCTTTGGGAAACAGTACGGCTCATAGTTATTCTCAGCATAAGCAACCGGAGCATGAACAGCAACAGAAGCTACTTGGATTGCTAGAGCAGAAGCCTGTGTTTCCCTATCTTATGCAACGCAATGGAAGTGAACTGAACGGAAATTCTCTTCATGACTCCAAGTCTAGAAGCTATGTTGGCGATAGCGGATCGGACAGGAATAGGAATAGGCAATTCAACTCGCGATCGAATTCTAGTTCCAATCCTAATTCAAATGCCATGAGGCATGGCGACCTTGATTTGCCTCACCAGCGGAAAGAAGCCATTTGGGCGAGACAGCAGCAGGGCGGTGGAAATTACAGGTCAATACCTCAACCAGGGTTTTCCAGCGAGTCCAGAGCGGAAGTGAATCGAGAATCTGGGAGTAGGACAAGAGAATTTAAGCACAATGCGAATAAGCAAAAGGACCATAGTGAATTTAGCAACAGGAGAGATTATTCTCGTAACATTCACAGCAAGTCGCATGAATTGGATCTAATTGGTCAGCTGAATCTTCCTGGCACGCCTGCTCGAAGAACTCTTCAGTCTTTTCCAGCAACATATGTTGAAGAGCCTttgttggaattgcataaagaGGTTGTTGAAGATGGCAACGGAGGTAGCAACACTAGCTATGTTGGTGACAGTGAACTGGATGATTTAACTGAGCAGCTTGTTGATTCTTTAGTAGTTGAGGATGTATCTGTTGACAAGAATGGAAAGAAGCAACGTCGAAACTCACACCGGAAG GATTCAAGATCAGATACCCGTGGAAAATATATTCTTAGCCAAAGAATGAGAATGCTTCGAAGGCAGATGGTTTGTCGGAGAGATATTGACAGCTTAAAtgctccttttcttttaatttatgaGTCTCTAGTACCACCAGAGGAAGAAAAGGCAAAGCAGAAGCAACTGTTAATGTTGTTAGAGAAATTAGTTAATAAAGAATGGCCTCAAGCTCAATTGTACCTCTATGGATCATGTGCCAACTCATTTGGTGTGTCGAAAAGTGATATTGATGTTTGCCTTGCAATGGAAGATGCTGATATTAACAAGTCCGAGGTTCTGCTAAAGTTGGCTGATATCTTACAATCGGATAATTTTCAGAACGTGCAG GCATTGACACATGCTAGGGTGCCCATAGTAAAGCTTATGGATCCAGAAACTGGAATATCCTGTGACATCTGTGTAAACAATGTTTTGGCTGTTGTGAATACAAAGGTTCTTCGTGATTATGCTTGCATTGATGAGAGATTACGGCAGTTGGCTTTCATCGTTAAACATTGGGCCAAGTCAAGAGGTGTTAATGAAACTTACCAAGGAACACTCTCTAGCTATGC gTATGTCTTAATGTGCATACATTTCTTACAGCTGCGTAGACCTGCGATCCTCCCATGCTTACAG GAAATGGAGGCAACATACTCCGTGACTGTAGACGACATTGACTGCACTTTCTTTGATCAAGTTGAAAAACTCAGTGGCTTTGGATCCCGCAACAGTGAAACTATAGCTCAACTGGTGTGGGCGTTCTTCAATTATTGGGCATATTATCATGACTATGCAAATAATGTTATATCTGTTCGCAGTGGTAGCATAATAAG ACAGATCATCAAAGAAGAACTGACCCAAGCCCTAGCAAGTAGCAATcgtgtttcaaatttcaaggaTGATAAAAGGAAATATTAG
- the LOC120003305 gene encoding UTP:RNA uridylyltransferase 1-like isoform X3 yields the protein MDGDGAEGGEFLLSLLHKRQHQTETPSQQSSASPLPSQASPFTTPLPHRRRQQKQQQHQHQHQLQHNQQSVILDPAAAAAVGPTVPFLRDLPPSSRPQNFSPPFHPDFLGFTQSPLPRNQFQGNHFRGSQQVNDLQRLGPLGNSTAHSYSQHKQPEHEQQQKLLGLLEQKPVFPYLMQRNGSELNGNSLHDSKSRSYVGDSGSDRNRNRQFNSRSNSSSNPNSNAMRHGDLDLPHQRKEAIWARQQQGGGNYRSIPQPGFSSESRAEVNRESGSRTREFKHNANKQKDHSEFSNRRDYSRNIHSKSHELDLIGQLNLPGTPARRTLQSFPATYVEEPLLELHKEVVEDGNGGSNTSYVGDSELDDLTEQLVDSLVVEDVSVDKNGKKQRRNSHRKDSRSDTRGKYILSQRMRMLRRQMVCRRDIDSLNAPFLLIYESLVPPEEEKAKQKQLLMLLEKLVNKEWPQAQLYLYGSCANSFGVSKSDIDVCLAMEDADINKSEVLLKLADILQSDNFQNVQALTHARVPIVKLMDPETGISCDICVNNVLAVVNTKVLRDYACIDERLRQLAFIVKHWAKSRGVNETYQGTLSSYAYVLMCIHFLQLRRPAILPCLQEMEATYSVTVDDIDCTFFDQVEKLSGFGSRNSETIAQLVWAFFNYWAYYHDYANNVISVRSGSIIRSSKKN from the exons ATGGACGGCGATGGAGCTGAAGGCGGCGAATTTCTCCTCTCTTTACTCCACAAGCGACAACACCAAACCGAAACACCATCACAGCAATCATCGGCCTCTCCATTACCCTCTCAAGCCTCTCCTTTCACCACTCCATTACCTCATCGTCGTCGTCAGCAGAAACAGCAGCAGCATCAGCATCAGCATCAGCTTCAGCATAACCAGCAATCCGTGATACTTGATCCTGCTGCTGCGGCGGCCGTCGGCCCCACCGTGCCGTTCCTTCGCGATCTTCCGCCTTCTTCACGGCCTCAAAATTTTTCACCTCCTTTTCATCCAGATTTTCTAGGGTTTACCCAATCCCCTTTGCCTAGAAATCAATTCCAAGGAAATCATTTTCGTGGAAGTCAACAAGTCAATGATTTGCAAAGATTAGGGCCTTTGGGAAACAGTACGGCTCATAGTTATTCTCAGCATAAGCAACCGGAGCATGAACAGCAACAGAAGCTACTTGGATTGCTAGAGCAGAAGCCTGTGTTTCCCTATCTTATGCAACGCAATGGAAGTGAACTGAACGGAAATTCTCTTCATGACTCCAAGTCTAGAAGCTATGTTGGCGATAGCGGATCGGACAGGAATAGGAATAGGCAATTCAACTCGCGATCGAATTCTAGTTCCAATCCTAATTCAAATGCCATGAGGCATGGCGACCTTGATTTGCCTCACCAGCGGAAAGAAGCCATTTGGGCGAGACAGCAGCAGGGCGGTGGAAATTACAGGTCAATACCTCAACCAGGGTTTTCCAGCGAGTCCAGAGCGGAAGTGAATCGAGAATCTGGGAGTAGGACAAGAGAATTTAAGCACAATGCGAATAAGCAAAAGGACCATAGTGAATTTAGCAACAGGAGAGATTATTCTCGTAACATTCACAGCAAGTCGCATGAATTGGATCTAATTGGTCAGCTGAATCTTCCTGGCACGCCTGCTCGAAGAACTCTTCAGTCTTTTCCAGCAACATATGTTGAAGAGCCTttgttggaattgcataaagaGGTTGTTGAAGATGGCAACGGAGGTAGCAACACTAGCTATGTTGGTGACAGTGAACTGGATGATTTAACTGAGCAGCTTGTTGATTCTTTAGTAGTTGAGGATGTATCTGTTGACAAGAATGGAAAGAAGCAACGTCGAAACTCACACCGGAAG GATTCAAGATCAGATACCCGTGGAAAATATATTCTTAGCCAAAGAATGAGAATGCTTCGAAGGCAGATGGTTTGTCGGAGAGATATTGACAGCTTAAAtgctccttttcttttaatttatgaGTCTCTAGTACCACCAGAGGAAGAAAAGGCAAAGCAGAAGCAACTGTTAATGTTGTTAGAGAAATTAGTTAATAAAGAATGGCCTCAAGCTCAATTGTACCTCTATGGATCATGTGCCAACTCATTTGGTGTGTCGAAAAGTGATATTGATGTTTGCCTTGCAATGGAAGATGCTGATATTAACAAGTCCGAGGTTCTGCTAAAGTTGGCTGATATCTTACAATCGGATAATTTTCAGAACGTGCAG GCATTGACACATGCTAGGGTGCCCATAGTAAAGCTTATGGATCCAGAAACTGGAATATCCTGTGACATCTGTGTAAACAATGTTTTGGCTGTTGTGAATACAAAGGTTCTTCGTGATTATGCTTGCATTGATGAGAGATTACGGCAGTTGGCTTTCATCGTTAAACATTGGGCCAAGTCAAGAGGTGTTAATGAAACTTACCAAGGAACACTCTCTAGCTATGC gTATGTCTTAATGTGCATACATTTCTTACAGCTGCGTAGACCTGCGATCCTCCCATGCTTACAG GAAATGGAGGCAACATACTCCGTGACTGTAGACGACATTGACTGCACTTTCTTTGATCAAGTTGAAAAACTCAGTGGCTTTGGATCCCGCAACAGTGAAACTATAGCTCAACTGGTGTGGGCGTTCTTCAATTATTGGGCATATTATCATGACTATGCAAATAATGTTATATCTGTTCGCAGTGGTAGCATAATAAG ATCATCAAAGAAGAACTGA
- the LOC120003305 gene encoding UTP:RNA uridylyltransferase 1-like isoform X1 has protein sequence MDGDGAEGGEFLLSLLHKRQHQTETPSQQSSASPLPSQASPFTTPLPHRRRQQKQQQHQHQHQLQHNQQSVILDPAAAAAVGPTVPFLRDLPPSSRPQNFSPPFHPDFLGFTQSPLPRNQFQGNHFRGSQQVNDLQRLGPLGNSTAHSYSQHKQPEHEQQQKLLGLLEQKPVFPYLMQRNGSELNGNSLHDSKSRSYVGDSGSDRNRNRQFNSRSNSSSNPNSNAMRHGDLDLPHQRKEAIWARQQQGGGNYRSIPQPGFSSESRAEVNRESGSRTREFKHNANKQKDHSEFSNRRDYSRNIHSKSHELDLIGQLNLPGTPARRTLQSFPATYVEEPLLELHKEVVEDGNGGSNTSYVGDSELDDLTEQLVDSLVVEDVSVDKNGKKQRRNSHRKDSRSDTRGKYILSQRMRMLRRQMVCRRDIDSLNAPFLLIYESLVPPEEEKAKQKQLLMLLEKLVNKEWPQAQLYLYGSCANSFGVSKSDIDVCLAMEDADINKSEVLLKLADILQSDNFQNVQALTHARVPIVKLMDPETGISCDICVNNVLAVVNTKVLRDYACIDERLRQLAFIVKHWAKSRGVNETYQGTLSSYAYVLMCIHFLQLRRPAILPCLQEMEATYSVTVDDIDCTFFDQVEKLSGFGSRNSETIAQLVWAFFNYWAYYHDYANNVISVRSGSIISKHEKDWTRRIGNDRHLICIEDPFEISHDLGRVVDKFSIKVLREEFERAAEVMQYDRNPCVKLFEPYVPC, from the exons ATGGACGGCGATGGAGCTGAAGGCGGCGAATTTCTCCTCTCTTTACTCCACAAGCGACAACACCAAACCGAAACACCATCACAGCAATCATCGGCCTCTCCATTACCCTCTCAAGCCTCTCCTTTCACCACTCCATTACCTCATCGTCGTCGTCAGCAGAAACAGCAGCAGCATCAGCATCAGCATCAGCTTCAGCATAACCAGCAATCCGTGATACTTGATCCTGCTGCTGCGGCGGCCGTCGGCCCCACCGTGCCGTTCCTTCGCGATCTTCCGCCTTCTTCACGGCCTCAAAATTTTTCACCTCCTTTTCATCCAGATTTTCTAGGGTTTACCCAATCCCCTTTGCCTAGAAATCAATTCCAAGGAAATCATTTTCGTGGAAGTCAACAAGTCAATGATTTGCAAAGATTAGGGCCTTTGGGAAACAGTACGGCTCATAGTTATTCTCAGCATAAGCAACCGGAGCATGAACAGCAACAGAAGCTACTTGGATTGCTAGAGCAGAAGCCTGTGTTTCCCTATCTTATGCAACGCAATGGAAGTGAACTGAACGGAAATTCTCTTCATGACTCCAAGTCTAGAAGCTATGTTGGCGATAGCGGATCGGACAGGAATAGGAATAGGCAATTCAACTCGCGATCGAATTCTAGTTCCAATCCTAATTCAAATGCCATGAGGCATGGCGACCTTGATTTGCCTCACCAGCGGAAAGAAGCCATTTGGGCGAGACAGCAGCAGGGCGGTGGAAATTACAGGTCAATACCTCAACCAGGGTTTTCCAGCGAGTCCAGAGCGGAAGTGAATCGAGAATCTGGGAGTAGGACAAGAGAATTTAAGCACAATGCGAATAAGCAAAAGGACCATAGTGAATTTAGCAACAGGAGAGATTATTCTCGTAACATTCACAGCAAGTCGCATGAATTGGATCTAATTGGTCAGCTGAATCTTCCTGGCACGCCTGCTCGAAGAACTCTTCAGTCTTTTCCAGCAACATATGTTGAAGAGCCTttgttggaattgcataaagaGGTTGTTGAAGATGGCAACGGAGGTAGCAACACTAGCTATGTTGGTGACAGTGAACTGGATGATTTAACTGAGCAGCTTGTTGATTCTTTAGTAGTTGAGGATGTATCTGTTGACAAGAATGGAAAGAAGCAACGTCGAAACTCACACCGGAAG GATTCAAGATCAGATACCCGTGGAAAATATATTCTTAGCCAAAGAATGAGAATGCTTCGAAGGCAGATGGTTTGTCGGAGAGATATTGACAGCTTAAAtgctccttttcttttaatttatgaGTCTCTAGTACCACCAGAGGAAGAAAAGGCAAAGCAGAAGCAACTGTTAATGTTGTTAGAGAAATTAGTTAATAAAGAATGGCCTCAAGCTCAATTGTACCTCTATGGATCATGTGCCAACTCATTTGGTGTGTCGAAAAGTGATATTGATGTTTGCCTTGCAATGGAAGATGCTGATATTAACAAGTCCGAGGTTCTGCTAAAGTTGGCTGATATCTTACAATCGGATAATTTTCAGAACGTGCAG GCATTGACACATGCTAGGGTGCCCATAGTAAAGCTTATGGATCCAGAAACTGGAATATCCTGTGACATCTGTGTAAACAATGTTTTGGCTGTTGTGAATACAAAGGTTCTTCGTGATTATGCTTGCATTGATGAGAGATTACGGCAGTTGGCTTTCATCGTTAAACATTGGGCCAAGTCAAGAGGTGTTAATGAAACTTACCAAGGAACACTCTCTAGCTATGC gTATGTCTTAATGTGCATACATTTCTTACAGCTGCGTAGACCTGCGATCCTCCCATGCTTACAG GAAATGGAGGCAACATACTCCGTGACTGTAGACGACATTGACTGCACTTTCTTTGATCAAGTTGAAAAACTCAGTGGCTTTGGATCCCGCAACAGTGAAACTATAGCTCAACTGGTGTGGGCGTTCTTCAATTATTGGGCATATTATCATGACTATGCAAATAATGTTATATCTGTTCGCAGTGGTAGCATAATAAG CAAGCATGAGAAAGACTGGACCAGAAGGATTGGTAACGATCGGCACTTGATATGTATAGAAGACCCCTTTGAAATATCTCACGACCTTGGCCGAGTGGTTGACAAATTTAGCATAAAAGTTCTGAGGGAGGAGTTTGAACGTGCTGCCGAAGTTATGCAGTATGATCGAAATCCTTGTGTAAAGCTGTTTGAGCCATACGTCCCTTGCTGA